In Chitinophagaceae bacterium, one genomic interval encodes:
- a CDS encoding UDP-glucose/GDP-mannose dehydrogenase family protein translates to MKIAVIGTGYVGLVSGICFAETGNNVTCVDINQSKIDRLVKGEVPIYEPGLNTLFQRNRTQDRIKFTTNLNDAVEDAQVIFLALPTPPGEDGSADLSYVLNVAEELGKIIKDYKVIVDKSTVPVGTAEKVQAKIALNSKVPFDVVSNPEFLREGKAVDDFMKPDRVVIGTNSEKAREIMGRLYDPYVRQGNPVIFMDERSAEMTKYAANAYLATRITFMNEIANLCEKVGADVDMVRKGIGSDNRIGKRFLFPGIGYGGSCFPKDVQALGKTANEYGYDFKILKSVMNTNDLQKKVMVEKINNVYGKDLKGKKFAVWGLSFKPDTDDIREAPAIDICRELLNSGAEIAAFDPEAIENFKEIFNNEIEFVENMYAALNGADALLVFTEWSVFRSPDFDKIKNSLKKPVIFDGRNVFSVEDMKQMGFYYNSIGRMTVNSNLL, encoded by the coding sequence ATGAAAATAGCAGTTATAGGAACCGGATATGTCGGATTAGTTTCAGGTATTTGTTTTGCCGAAACAGGTAATAATGTTACATGCGTTGATATCAATCAATCGAAAATTGATCGACTGGTAAAGGGTGAGGTTCCAATTTATGAGCCGGGATTAAATACCTTATTTCAAAGAAACAGAACTCAGGACAGAATCAAGTTTACCACAAATTTAAACGATGCAGTAGAAGATGCTCAGGTAATCTTTTTAGCACTTCCAACCCCTCCCGGTGAGGATGGTTCAGCAGATTTATCTTATGTTTTAAATGTAGCTGAAGAGTTAGGAAAAATCATTAAAGATTATAAGGTTATTGTTGATAAGAGTACCGTACCCGTTGGCACAGCTGAAAAAGTACAGGCGAAAATTGCTTTAAATTCTAAAGTTCCTTTTGATGTAGTTTCCAATCCGGAGTTTTTGAGAGAAGGGAAGGCGGTGGATGATTTTATGAAGCCGGACAGAGTAGTAATTGGCACTAACTCTGAAAAAGCCAGAGAAATTATGGGCAGGCTATATGATCCTTATGTACGTCAGGGCAATCCGGTGATTTTCATGGATGAGCGTTCGGCAGAAATGACTAAATATGCAGCAAATGCATACTTGGCTACGCGTATCACTTTTATGAATGAAATTGCCAACCTTTGTGAAAAAGTAGGAGCGGATGTTGATATGGTTAGAAAAGGAATTGGCTCAGACAATAGAATTGGAAAAAGATTTTTATTCCCGGGCATTGGTTATGGTGGAAGTTGTTTTCCAAAAGATGTTCAGGCATTGGGAAAAACCGCTAATGAGTATGGCTATGACTTCAAAATCCTAAAATCGGTAATGAATACTAATGATTTACAGAAAAAAGTCATGGTAGAGAAAATAAATAATGTTTACGGCAAAGATTTAAAGGGTAAAAAGTTTGCAGTTTGGGGCTTGTCTTTCAAGCCTGATACGGATGATATCAGAGAAGCGCCGGCCATTGACATTTGTAGAGAATTATTGAATTCCGGTGCAGAAATAGCGGCTTTCGATCCTGAGGCTATTGAAAATTTTAAAGAGATTTTTAATAATGAAATTGAATTCGTTGAAAATATGTACGCAGCTTTAAATGGAGCCGATGCTTTACTTGTTTTCACTGAGTGGTCAGTTTTTAGAAGTCCGGATTTTGATAAGATAAAAAACAGTTTGAAAAAACCGGTTATATTTGATGGCAGAAATGTTTTCTCAGTAGAAGACATGAAGCAAATGGGTTTCTATTACAACAGCATTGGTAGGATGACTGTTAATTCTAATTTATTATAA
- a CDS encoding SDR family oxidoreductase, giving the protein MRKRVLITGAAGFIGSHLCDLFIKKGFDVIGMDNLLTGDMKNINHLFPLETFKFYHHDVSTYIQIPGELDYILHFASPASPMDYLKMPIQTLKVGSLGTHNCLGLAVAKKARILVASTSEVYGDPEVHPQHEEYWGNVNPVGPRGVYDEAKRFQEAMTMAYHKVHNVETRIIRIFNTYGPRMRLNDGRALPAFMEQALRGKDITVFGDGSQTRSFGYVGDLVDGIYKLLMSDYHLPVNIGNPEEISINEFAREIIELTGSKSKIIYKDLPKDDPKQRRPDISRAREVLNWEPKVHRKEGLKITLEYFKTILDNE; this is encoded by the coding sequence ATGCGTAAAAGAGTTTTAATCACCGGAGCAGCCGGTTTTATAGGTTCACACCTCTGTGATCTTTTTATCAAAAAAGGATTTGATGTGATAGGTATGGATAATCTGTTGACCGGTGATATGAAAAACATCAATCACTTATTTCCGCTGGAAACTTTTAAGTTTTATCATCATGATGTCAGTACATACATTCAAATACCCGGTGAGTTAGACTATATCCTGCATTTTGCATCTCCTGCCAGCCCGATGGATTATCTTAAGATGCCTATACAAACCCTGAAAGTAGGCTCTTTGGGAACGCATAATTGTTTGGGGTTAGCCGTTGCAAAAAAAGCCAGAATTTTAGTTGCTTCTACTTCTGAAGTCTATGGAGATCCGGAAGTACATCCTCAGCATGAGGAGTATTGGGGAAATGTAAATCCGGTAGGTCCCAGAGGTGTTTATGATGAAGCAAAAAGATTTCAGGAAGCTATGACCATGGCTTATCATAAAGTACATAATGTAGAGACCAGAATTATTCGGATTTTTAACACCTATGGCCCGAGAATGCGCCTGAATGACGGAAGAGCCCTTCCCGCTTTTATGGAGCAGGCTTTAAGAGGAAAAGATATTACTGTATTTGGGGATGGCAGTCAAACCCGTTCTTTTGGCTATGTAGGAGATTTAGTGGATGGAATTTATAAGCTCTTAATGAGTGACTATCACTTGCCCGTTAACATCGGAAACCCTGAAGAAATATCAATAAATGAGTTCGCCAGAGAAATTATTGAACTGACCGGAAGTAAATCTAAAATCATATACAAGGACTTGCCGAAAGATGACCCGAAACAAAGACGTCCGGATATCAGCAGAGCCCGCGAAGTTTTAAACTGGGAACCTAAAGTTCATAGAAAAGAAGGCCTTAAAATTACTCTGGAATATTTCAAAACTATATTGGACAATGAGTGA